The following proteins come from a genomic window of Parambassis ranga chromosome 4, fParRan2.1, whole genome shotgun sequence:
- the c4h19orf44 gene encoding uncharacterized protein C19orf44 homolog: MWRGGGGGRSSALERAEQALLSARSRRGDAQASTTKTQSSVDSAGSLKPRSAPPNTHALMYDLSDLSSVSSASEPRGHAGRSVNPENGYERGDSNKDARPQSSLGGRSRFLKKAPPPTTSSQSPVSSNQVHEPSYVSSSQRGSSQTTALSRLAEIESRIHSRKQAQEQVRQGTKPAYDFNTDTRLSPPPLAPTNLPTKSSSDQSPRENRFLKKKTTSAIEGTNAASAAPKSADVSVRSRACNAVDLSRETKSLRIMNTVSLESDEEDMRKLLGDSFDSTGCSLIRPEKPSSMKKPKKKFSKSSQRVPSTPPPAAVRPPSPSVMAPPHSPSSPSRRSSPFRFTGLAQAHFSPSMLSPAPSLPGVSPTPPLEGPGSSPRVESPGSSISSVSGRGEVLSLEELFPVGPISEDLHSEMSSVSEDFRINVMTLDDLVPADTGFTAETSGAKRETKHGSPGSESQAVEESEEKEVVDYQSDFENERTEPDYSFSQVSEHLQGYEEKEVSEVIEKDSDVSHENTKDDYSSDFSDTSHTCTSRTSDHKSSSSSKSRDSRSSGSHRSCASSQWSMRRDPDRKKGLKDAAVQTQPATYTWSTGSAYLNPTHTVSKERMEAISTFNPALFTHNELLKQQLDMTRRFIESSRLLHSRLMQSLEPPNYRYTTLEDTKEYIRRHTHPKLTMEKAIEELLQETRRCHCT; the protein is encoded by the exons atgtggagaggaggaggaggaggccgaaGCTCTGCTCTGGAACGAGCAGAGCAGGCGCTGCTGTCAGccaggagcaggagaggagacgCGCAGGCCTCCACAACCAAAACTCAG AGTTCTGTGGATTCTGCTGGATCTCTCAAACCTAGATCTGCTcccccaaacacacacgctTTAATGTATGACCTGAGTGACCTGTCCTCGGTCAGTTCAGCCTCTGAACCTAGAGGTCATGCTGGCAGGTCTGTTAATCCTGAAAATGGCTACGAGAGAGGGGATTCGAACAAG GATGCCAGGCCTCAGAGTTCTCTGGGAGGAAGGAGCAGGTTCCTGAAGAAGGCTCCACCACCAACGACCAGCAGCCAGTCTCCAGTCAGCAGCAACCAAGTACATGAACCAAG CTATGTTTCATCTTCCCAGCGGGGCTCCAGCCAGACCACAGCCTTAAGTAGACTTGCTGAAATTGAGAGCCGCATCCACAGCCGTAAGCAGGCCCAGGAACAGGTCAGACAAGGGACAAAACCTGCTTATGATTTCAACACGGACACAAGACTCTCACCACCTCCACTAGCCCCTACAAACCTACCTACAAAGTCCAGCAGTGACCAGAGCCCGAGGGAAAATCGTTTTCTCAAGAAGAAAACCACTAGTGCTATTGAAGGCACtaatgctgcttctgctgctccgAAAAGTGCAGACGTAAGCGTCAGGTCCAGAGCTTGCAATGCTGTAGACTTATCAAGGGAGACAAAATCCCTGAGAATAATGAACACTGTGAGTTTGGAAAGTGACGAAGAGGACATGAGGAAACTCTTAGGAGACTCATTTGATTCAACAGGCTGCAGCCTCATAAGACCTGAGAAACCCTCGTCTATGAAGAAGCCAAAGAAG AAGTTTAGCAAAAGCAGTCAGCGTGTTCCCTCCacgcctcctcctgctgctgtccgTCCTCCATCACCTTCCGTCATGGCACCGCCTCACTCCCCCAGTTCTCCTTCTCGCCGCAGTTCTCCTTTTCGATTCACCGGCCTGGCTCAGGCCCACTTCAGCCCCTCCATGCTCTCTCCAGCACCCTCTCTTCCTGGTGTTTCCCCTACTCCTCCTCTGGAAGGACCTGGTTCCTCTCCTAGGGTGGAGAGTCCCGGGAGCTCCATCTCCTCCGTGTCAGGCCGTGGTGAAGTGCTCTCTTTGGAGGAACTCTTCCCTGTGGGCCCTATCTCTGAAGATCTGCACAGTGAGATGAGCTCAGTATCTGAAG ACTTCCGGATTAATGTGATGACACTAGATGACCTTGTGCCTGCTGACACTGGATTTACTGCGGAAACATCAGGAGCAAAG AGGGAAACTAAACATGGCTCCCCTGGTTCTGAATCCCAGGCAGTGGAAGAGAGTGAAGAGAAGGAGGTGGTGGACTATCAAAGTGACTTTGAAAATGAGAGGACAGAACCAGATTACAGTTTCAGCCAGGTGTCAGAGCACCTGCAGGGATATGAGGAAAAGGAGGTGTCAGAGGTCATAGAGAAGGATTCAGACGTGTCCCACGAGAACACAAAAGATGATTATTCGAGTGATTTCTCTGACACAAGTCATACCTGCACCTCACGGACATCAGATCACAAATCTTCCAGCAGTAGCAAAAGCAGGGACTCTAGATCTTCAGGATCACACAGGAGCTGTGCCTCCTCTCAGTGGTCGATGAGGCGTGACCCAGACAGGAAGAAGGGTTTAAAAGACGCAGCAGTACAGACACAGCCAGCGACTTACACATGGTCCACCG GTTCGGCCTACTTGAATCCTACACATACAGTCAGTAAAGAGAGGATGGAAG CCATCAGCACCTTTAACCCGGCCTTATTTACCCACAATGAACTGCTGAAACAGCAGCTCGACATGACGAGGCGGTTCATTGAAAGCAGCCGCCTTCTTCACTCCAGGCTGATGCAGAGCCTGGAACCACCTAACTACAGATACACCACACTGGAGGACACCAAGGAG tacataCGCAGGCACACACATCCAAAACTGACAATGGAGAAAGCCATAGAGGAACTACTGCAGGAAACGAGACGCTGTCACTGTACGTGA